The bacterium sequence AGTTGTTCTTATCTTTACGCTTCTGGATTAAATGTACAAACACATCCTGAAACGGTCATAATGGCTGACGCTCCTGTGCAGGGTTCAGGAATAGGTTACGGGTGGAGGCTTTACAAGGCAAGGGATAATCACGGACTTGACGGGTTTAATGTTCTTTATGTTGATGGAAGGGCAGTTTGGATTACAACTACAGGTGTACCCAAAAGTGGTACAGGGATAGGTCAATGGATGTCCATCAGAAGATCTCAATTCCCGTTCTCTCCTTGTCAGGGAAACAATTTTTATTTAGGAAACACAAGTCCTGTACTGAAGGACCCTAAATCTACTCATTTAAGGTTTCTCTCGCCTGTTTACTGGTAAGAGAGAGTCAAAAAACAGTTCTTTAAATAAGCGAGGTGATAAAAAATGAGAAAAAAAAGAGGTTTTACGTTGATAGAACTCCTTGTGGTCATAGCCATTATAGCCATATTGGCAGCAATGCTTCTGCCTGCACTCAGTAAAGCAAGAGAGCGTGCAAAAGCGGCAACATGCACAAATAACCTTAAACAGGTAGGGATAGGGCTTCTTTTGTATGCTGAGGATTGGAAGGGATGGGTGCCTTTAAGGTTAAACTCTTGCGTTCCCACATTGTCAAATACATACAGGACATATGGTGATTTGAGAAATTACCTATCGCCCACCGTGATTTGTTGTCCGACTACTCTTCCATACCAATATACGACTTCAAAACCTGATTCTTACTACGGTTTCAGGACAGCGGCTAACAGTCTATCTGCTTTTCGTGCTTTCAACGGGGCAGGAGGATGGGTCAAGTCTGACGCAGTTGAATACCAAGCAGATTTTTGGATTATTGGAGACTCTATCACCATTCCCAATGGAGGGTTAGCGTCTGGTATGCCGGGCACAACCTATTACCTACACCAACGGTTTAACGTTTCTCCTGGAAGTGCAACTATGGCATCTGGTGGCGGCACTGCGGATTTCCGCCACAACGGATTGATAAACCTTCTCTTTATTGACGGTCATGTTGAATCTGTAACAGAAGACAGGTTTATTACCGCAACAAGGGTTCACTCTACTGATCTAACTTCTTGGTGGATACAGAGAAAGAACAAAACGCCCCACAAACTTACTTGGTAAATTAAATAAAAAACGGGAATAGGCTGCTTTTTATAACAGAAAGGTAATCGTTCTTTTTTTGTTTATAGTTTTCTCTTAAAACTAACCATAATTTAACTTATTTAACTTATATGGTATTATATTGTTATGATAAAAAAAATAATGGATGAAACAGAAATGGAATCTATTATGAGAAGTTCTGCCACTACCATCCAAAAAAAATTGGGTAGAAAAAACTTTGTTATAATTGGTATTAAAAGAAGAGGCGCTATATTGGCAGACAGGCTCAAATGTTTATTAGGTAATCCTGAAATTCCTGTGGGGTACCTTGATATAAATTTATATAGAGATGATTTCAGTAAGATAGGTTCACATCCAATAGTTTCACAGACAGATATTTTTTTTGATATAGATAGAAAAAACGTTCTGTTGATTGATGATGTGCTCTTTACTGGTAGAACTATAAGAGCCGCATTAGACGCTATCACTGACCTTGGCAGACCATCTATGGTAAAACTTTTTGTGCTTATAGATAGAGGTCATAGAGAGCTTCCCATAGAAGCAGACTTTATAGGTAAATTTATTACAACTACATCAAAAGAGATGGTGGAAGTAAAGGTAAAAGAGATTGATGATAAAGATGAAATTCTACTTTTAAATAAAAATGGCATGGCAAGCAAAAGACCTGATAGGACTTGAATACCTCTCACGGAAAGATATAGAAAATATTCTTGAAACTGCTCTATCGTTTAAAGAAATAAGTAGCAGACCAATCAAAAAAGTGCCCGCTTTAAGAGGCAAAACAATAGTCAACCTTTTTTTTGAACCGAGCACAAGAACAAAAACTTCGTTTGAGTTGGCAGCAAAACGGCTTTCAGCAGATATTTTAAGTTTTGAAGTTGCTACTTCGAGCGTTTCAAAAGGAGAGACCATTGTTGATACCGCTCAAAACATTGAAGCTATGAAAGTGGATTGTTTTGTTGTTAGGCATTCAATTTCAGGTGCTCCTGAAATTATTAGCAGAAACGTCTCTTCAGCAGTTATAAACGCAGGAGACGGGTGCCACGAACATCCTACTCAGGCATTACTTGACCTTTTTACTGTCAAAGAGAGTTTAGGAAATATTGAAGGTATAAAGGTTGCCATTATAGGCGATATCTTTCACAGTAGGGTTGCAAGGTCTAATATATGGGGTTTTAACAAATTAGGTGCAAAGATTTATCTTTGTGGTCCGCCAACAATAATTCCAGCAGACATAGATAAAATGGGAGTTACTGTTACCTATAACATAGAAGAAGCTTTAAAAGATGCTGATGTTGTTTATATTTTAAGGCTTCAAAAAGAGAGACAGAAAGAAAACTACCTTTCGTCTTTAAAAGAGTATAGTATGTTTTATGGTATCGACAAAGATAAATATAAACTTATCAAACAAGGTGCGCTTATAATGCATCCAGGTCCAATGAACCGTGGAGTTGAAATTAAATCTGAAATAGCTTCAACAAAAAACTCCCTAATATTAAATCAAGTTACAAACGGTATAGCAGTAAGAATGTCTGTACTATATCTCACCATAGGAAGTATTAAATGAATAGCAGGTTTTTCCCCACTTTAGATTATTCAAAAGAACTAAACTCTGAGCAACTACAGATAGTTAAAGAAGCGGAAGGTCCTTGCCTTGTATTAGCAGGGGCTGGTTCTGGCAAAACAAGGGTACTTGTATATAGGGTTTGTTACCTTATTGAACAAGGTATACCCCCTGCTTCTATAATGCTTGTTACTTTTACCAATAGAGCCGCTAACGAAATGATACATAGGATAGAAGAGTTAACAGATTTTTATCCTAACAATCTT is a genomic window containing:
- a CDS encoding DUF1559 domain-containing protein: MLLPALSKARERAKAATCTNNLKQVGIGLLLYAEDWKGWVPLRLNSCVPTLSNTYRTYGDLRNYLSPTVICCPTTLPYQYTTSKPDSYYGFRTAANSLSAFRAFNGAGGWVKSDAVEYQADFWIIGDSITIPNGGLASGMPGTTYYLHQRFNVSPGSATMASGGGTADFRHNGLINLLFIDGHVESVTEDRFITATRVHSTDLTSWWIQRKNKTPHKLTW
- the pyrR gene encoding bifunctional pyr operon transcriptional regulator/uracil phosphoribosyltransferase PyrR — translated: MIKKIMDETEMESIMRSSATTIQKKLGRKNFVIIGIKRRGAILADRLKCLLGNPEIPVGYLDINLYRDDFSKIGSHPIVSQTDIFFDIDRKNVLLIDDVLFTGRTIRAALDAITDLGRPSMVKLFVLIDRGHRELPIEADFIGKFITTTSKEMVEVKVKEIDDKDEILLLNKNGMASKRPDRT
- a CDS encoding aspartate carbamoyltransferase catalytic subunit — encoded protein: MAWQAKDLIGLEYLSRKDIENILETALSFKEISSRPIKKVPALRGKTIVNLFFEPSTRTKTSFELAAKRLSADILSFEVATSSVSKGETIVDTAQNIEAMKVDCFVVRHSISGAPEIISRNVSSAVINAGDGCHEHPTQALLDLFTVKESLGNIEGIKVAIIGDIFHSRVARSNIWGFNKLGAKIYLCGPPTIIPADIDKMGVTVTYNIEEALKDADVVYILRLQKERQKENYLSSLKEYSMFYGIDKDKYKLIKQGALIMHPGPMNRGVEIKSEIASTKNSLILNQVTNGIAVRMSVLYLTIGSIK